One stretch of Haladaptatus sp. R4 DNA includes these proteins:
- a CDS encoding RNA-binding protein, with amino-acid sequence MEVKSRHHLRSDEVREIDAALEDTLGVELDADTYELVELEDSEFDIVLVDGEPTVFYTDDEPFLTVQGANAYPPTKRVVTVDAGAVSFVSDGADVMRPGIVEASDDIESGDLVAIAEETHGKVLAIGRAKTDGDEMVGDSGKVVESVHFVGDDLYEFVV; translated from the coding sequence ATGGAAGTCAAATCTCGCCATCATCTCCGGAGCGACGAGGTTCGGGAGATCGACGCGGCGCTCGAAGACACCCTCGGCGTCGAACTCGATGCCGACACCTACGAACTCGTGGAACTGGAGGATTCGGAGTTCGACATCGTCCTCGTGGACGGGGAACCGACGGTCTTCTACACCGACGACGAACCGTTCCTCACCGTTCAGGGTGCGAACGCCTACCCGCCGACGAAGCGCGTCGTCACCGTGGACGCGGGTGCCGTCTCGTTCGTCAGCGACGGTGCCGACGTGATGCGCCCCGGAATCGTGGAAGCGAGCGACGACATCGAATCGGGTGACCTCGTGGCCATCGCCGAGGAGACCCACGGCAAGGTGCTCGCCATCGGGCGTGCGAAGACGGACGGCGACGAGATGGTCGGCGACTCCGGAAAGGTGGTCGAGTCGGTCCATTTCGTTGGGGACGACCTCTACGAATTCGTAGTCTGA
- a CDS encoding DUF1028 domain-containing protein — MTFSICVREGYTDENGDDQTRFGVAVTTRLPGVGTLCPFASENGAIATQSLVNVELGRKGIEYVDDGLAIDDALTALLNADDGAENRQLHGVDAEGTFTFSGEECHGWYGHESGENYTVAGNLLTGESVVAETARAYRESADEDRPLAQRLIDALAAGYAEGGDKREELNVQSAALLIETTEPEETDPYYNDLRVDATETPIRDLREAYELAGDGFTAAVERYEAANDDGNDDT, encoded by the coding sequence ATGACGTTCAGCATCTGCGTCCGAGAGGGGTACACGGACGAAAACGGGGACGACCAGACGCGGTTCGGCGTCGCGGTGACGACACGCCTCCCGGGGGTCGGAACGCTCTGTCCATTCGCCAGCGAAAACGGGGCGATTGCCACCCAGAGCCTCGTCAACGTCGAACTCGGACGGAAGGGTATCGAGTACGTGGACGACGGCCTCGCGATCGACGACGCGCTCACGGCGCTGCTCAACGCCGACGACGGCGCGGAGAACCGGCAACTGCACGGCGTGGATGCCGAGGGGACGTTCACCTTCTCCGGGGAGGAGTGTCACGGCTGGTACGGCCACGAGAGCGGCGAGAACTACACCGTCGCCGGGAACCTGCTGACCGGCGAATCCGTCGTCGCCGAGACGGCACGCGCGTACCGCGAGAGCGCGGACGAGGACCGGCCGCTCGCCCAACGACTCATCGACGCGCTGGCCGCGGGCTACGCCGAAGGCGGGGACAAGCGTGAGGAACTGAACGTCCAGAGCGCCGCGCTGTTGATCGAGACGACCGAACCCGAGGAGACGGACCCGTACTACAACGACCTGCGCGTGGACGCGACCGAAACGCCGATCAGGGACCTACGGGAGGCCTACGAACTCGCCGGTGACGGGTTCACCGCCGCCGTCGAGCGCTACGAAGCGGCGAACGATGACGGGAACGACGATACGTAG
- the sepF gene encoding cell division protein SepF has protein sequence MGFMNKILGETQSGSAGDYVELDLDDFETTPSESGLNVHIAEIQGQQDVIAIKDAVYDGDIVIADITRLRTQDTTVERITDELQQVAREVNGDIVQKGDDQLIVTPTGVNVSRTKLGRN, from the coding sequence ATGGGATTCATGAATAAGATTCTCGGCGAGACGCAATCGGGAAGCGCCGGGGATTATGTCGAGCTGGATTTGGACGACTTCGAGACCACACCCAGCGAGTCGGGATTGAACGTTCACATCGCCGAGATCCAAGGACAGCAGGACGTTATCGCCATCAAAGACGCCGTCTACGACGGCGACATCGTTATCGCTGACATCACTCGACTTCGGACGCAGGACACCACCGTCGAGCGCATCACTGACGAGCTTCAGCAGGTCGCCCGCGAGGTCAACGGCGACATCGTTCAGAAAGGTGATGATCAGCTTATCGTGACGCCGACCGGTGTCAACGTCAGTCGAACAAAACTCGGTCGGAATTAG
- a CDS encoding DUF5611 family protein has product MKEYKMRRGEHLEDRMPDLKASIEDYFGPITDTEDFNGHELYVVEEPDNPVFKRIVAGAASYSGKKDKLAVDFEERPAEDVIAEGNADAAADAVSKKNEFLLEATGRDAKARRDSLKRTVEDDADTPDNV; this is encoded by the coding sequence ATGAAAGAATACAAAATGCGACGCGGTGAGCATCTCGAAGACAGAATGCCCGACCTGAAAGCGAGCATCGAGGACTACTTCGGTCCCATAACGGATACCGAGGATTTCAACGGACACGAACTCTACGTGGTCGAAGAACCGGACAACCCCGTTTTCAAGCGAATCGTGGCCGGTGCCGCATCGTACAGCGGAAAGAAGGACAAACTCGCCGTTGACTTCGAGGAGCGTCCCGCCGAGGACGTCATCGCGGAGGGGAACGCCGACGCTGCCGCCGACGCGGTGAGCAAGAAAAACGAGTTCCTTCTCGAAGCGACCGGCCGCGACGCGAAGGCACGCCGTGACTCGTTGAAGCGAACCGTCGAAGACGACGCGGACACGCCGGATAACGTCTAA
- a CDS encoding oxidoreductase — protein MGLRCSLLGHDYGESEIEREREEQGNEVVVAVREFEKCQRCGAESVISENKEVTTIEEPEPTPEPIESRTEEGLAASASAEPTPTEQESVEPMTTGPESETEIIDETVESDPEPVGFNDDDFHPPESADEDDGVILDDEDDEVEEQGRGHGEWPDPEDTNVDESARGSTDWPDTGLDDEGFDAQVDDGSDVEVSFGGGLTPESTPHAEDGAEVVEADTSEETGFVRTTRPEPQRETGFTRAREAPQPDQASESSPSAELICPECGQFGGAASGSSLRAGDICPECRKGYLSEHE, from the coding sequence ATGGGTCTCAGATGTTCGCTGTTAGGTCACGACTACGGCGAGTCCGAAATCGAGCGCGAGCGCGAAGAGCAAGGTAACGAAGTGGTGGTCGCGGTTCGGGAGTTCGAGAAATGTCAGCGCTGTGGCGCCGAAAGCGTCATCAGCGAGAACAAGGAAGTCACGACTATCGAGGAACCGGAACCGACGCCGGAACCGATTGAAAGCAGGACGGAAGAGGGGCTAGCGGCATCGGCATCGGCCGAACCGACACCGACCGAACAGGAATCGGTCGAACCGATGACGACCGGACCGGAATCCGAGACGGAAATCATCGACGAAACGGTCGAGTCGGACCCGGAACCGGTCGGTTTCAACGATGATGACTTCCATCCGCCGGAGAGCGCGGACGAGGACGACGGCGTCATCCTCGACGACGAAGACGACGAGGTCGAGGAACAGGGCCGCGGTCACGGCGAGTGGCCCGACCCCGAGGACACGAACGTGGACGAGTCGGCCCGCGGGTCGACGGACTGGCCCGATACCGGACTCGATGACGAGGGGTTCGACGCACAAGTCGATGACGGGAGCGACGTCGAGGTGAGCTTCGGTGGCGGATTGACGCCGGAAAGCACGCCTCACGCGGAGGACGGTGCCGAGGTTGTGGAGGCCGACACCAGTGAGGAAACGGGGTTCGTGCGGACCACGCGGCCCGAACCACAGCGGGAAACGGGATTCACACGCGCACGGGAGGCACCCCAACCGGACCAAGCCTCGGAATCGAGTCCGAGCGCGGAACTCATTTGTCCCGAATGCGGGCAGTTCGGCGGTGCTGCCTCGGGTTCGTCACTCCGTGCGGGAGACATCTGTCCGGAATGTCGGAAAGGATACCTGAGCGAACACGAGTAG
- a CDS encoding FAD-dependent oxidoreductase, whose protein sequence is MDGTEVEVKSVSNVGGNTIALEIEAPSDFSARPGQFLQVAGTVDGEEITRHYTLSSPDAEGTFEITVAVDPDGELGPWLAARDAGETVEIAGPFGRSYYEGEPSVVVLAGGPGVGPAVGIGERALAAGGDVTIVYQDDAPVHEERLRELEAGGATVVITDEPLPESENARTVLSRADGQVFIYGFTPFLTEARDVLATVGHDPDEAKSENFG, encoded by the coding sequence ATGGATGGAACTGAGGTCGAAGTGAAGTCGGTGAGTAATGTCGGCGGAAATACAATCGCGTTGGAGATCGAGGCACCTTCGGACTTTTCGGCTCGGCCGGGACAGTTCCTGCAAGTCGCGGGAACCGTCGATGGCGAGGAGATTACGCGCCACTACACCCTTTCGTCGCCCGACGCGGAGGGGACGTTCGAGATCACGGTCGCCGTCGACCCGGACGGCGAACTCGGCCCCTGGCTCGCGGCGCGCGATGCCGGAGAGACCGTCGAAATCGCCGGTCCGTTCGGGCGGTCGTACTACGAGGGCGAACCGAGCGTCGTCGTTCTCGCGGGCGGACCGGGTGTCGGCCCGGCAGTCGGAATCGGAGAGCGCGCGCTCGCGGCGGGCGGCGACGTGACCATCGTCTATCAGGACGACGCCCCCGTCCACGAGGAACGACTGCGGGAACTGGAAGCGGGCGGTGCGACGGTCGTCATCACCGACGAACCGCTTCCCGAGAGCGAGAACGCGCGGACGGTTCTCTCGCGCGCGGACGGACAGGTATTTATCTACGGATTCACGCCGTTCCTGACGGAAGCACGGGACGTTCTGGCGACGGTCGGGCACGACCCGGACGAGGCGAAGTCCGAAAACTTCGGCTGA
- a CDS encoding 2-oxoacid:acceptor oxidoreductase subunit alpha, translated as MQDLNWAIGGEAGDGIDSTGKIFAQALSRAGRHVFTSKDFASRIRGGYTAYKIRSSTDRIESVVDRLDILVALTQRTIDENLDELHEDSVIIYDGERTEMEDVDIPEEMIGLAVPLRSLAKDAGGTIMQNIVALGAACEVTNFPIENLDSALEKKFGSKGEAIVENNKKAALLGQEYVQEEYDHDFDYDVETTDNDYVLLNGDEAIGMGALAAGCRFYSGYPITPATNVMEYLTGRIEHFGGTVMQAEDELSAINMALGAARAGARSMTATSGPGIDLMTETFGLIAQSETPLVICDVMRSGPSTGMPTKQEQGDLNMTLYGGHGEIPRFVVAPTNIAECFHKTIEAFNFAEKYQTPVFLLADLAMAVTEQTFAPEEFDMDAVEIDRGNVVDEDDIDAWTDEQDRFQPHFPTADGISPRAFPGTKGGAHMSTGLEHNSLGRRTEDTEIRVEQVDKRNRKVETAKEEEDLTPREFGDSDSDTLVISWGSNEGPMREALDFLEADDVSVRFLSVPYIFPRPDLTEDIESADTVIVVECNATGQFADVLEHDALTRVERINKYNGIRFKADELADDIKAKLGQEIEA; from the coding sequence ATGCAAGACCTGAACTGGGCCATCGGCGGCGAAGCCGGCGATGGAATCGATTCGACCGGGAAAATCTTTGCGCAAGCACTCTCCCGGGCGGGCCGACATGTCTTCACGTCGAAGGATTTCGCGTCCCGTATCCGAGGTGGGTACACCGCGTACAAGATTCGGTCGTCTACCGACCGAATCGAGAGCGTCGTGGACCGATTGGACATTCTCGTAGCACTGACCCAGCGGACGATCGACGAGAACCTCGATGAACTTCACGAGGACAGCGTCATCATCTACGACGGGGAACGAACGGAGATGGAGGACGTCGACATTCCCGAGGAGATGATCGGGCTGGCCGTTCCGCTCCGCAGCCTCGCGAAGGACGCTGGCGGAACCATCATGCAGAACATCGTCGCGCTCGGCGCTGCCTGCGAAGTAACGAACTTCCCCATCGAGAACCTCGACAGCGCACTCGAGAAGAAGTTCGGTTCCAAAGGTGAGGCCATCGTCGAGAACAACAAGAAAGCCGCCCTTCTCGGGCAGGAGTACGTCCAGGAGGAGTACGATCACGACTTCGATTACGACGTCGAGACGACGGACAACGACTACGTCCTGCTCAACGGTGACGAGGCCATCGGGATGGGCGCACTCGCCGCGGGATGTCGGTTCTACTCCGGCTACCCGATCACGCCGGCGACGAACGTCATGGAGTATCTCACGGGCCGAATCGAGCACTTCGGCGGCACCGTGATGCAGGCCGAGGACGAACTGTCGGCCATCAACATGGCGCTCGGCGCGGCGCGCGCAGGCGCACGTTCGATGACGGCGACGTCCGGTCCGGGTATCGACCTGATGACCGAGACGTTCGGCCTCATCGCACAGAGCGAGACGCCGCTCGTCATCTGTGACGTGATGCGCTCCGGTCCATCGACCGGGATGCCGACCAAGCAGGAACAGGGCGATTTGAACATGACGCTGTACGGTGGCCACGGCGAGATTCCGCGGTTCGTCGTCGCACCGACGAACATCGCAGAGTGTTTCCACAAGACCATCGAGGCGTTCAACTTCGCCGAGAAGTACCAGACGCCGGTCTTCCTGCTCGCCGACCTCGCGATGGCGGTCACCGAGCAGACGTTCGCGCCCGAGGAGTTCGACATGGACGCGGTCGAAATCGACCGCGGAAACGTCGTGGACGAGGACGACATCGACGCGTGGACGGACGAACAGGACAGGTTCCAACCCCACTTCCCGACCGCGGACGGCATCAGCCCCCGCGCGTTCCCCGGAACGAAGGGCGGTGCCCACATGTCCACCGGTCTCGAACACAACTCGCTCGGTCGCCGGACGGAAGACACCGAGATTCGTGTCGAGCAGGTCGACAAACGCAACCGCAAGGTCGAGACGGCCAAGGAAGAGGAGGACTTGACGCCGCGCGAGTTCGGTGACTCCGACTCGGACACGCTCGTCATCTCGTGGGGGTCGAACGAAGGGCCGATGCGTGAAGCCCTCGACTTCCTCGAAGCGGACGACGTGAGCGTTCGGTTCCTCTCGGTTCCGTACATCTTCCCGCGTCCCGACCTCACCGAGGACATCGAGTCCGCGGACACGGTCATCGTGGTCGAGTGTAACGCCACCGGGCAGTTCGCGGACGTTCTCGAACACGACGCGCTTACCCGTGTCGAGCGGATAAACAAGTACAACGGTATCCGATTCAAGGCCGACGAACTGGCTGACGATATCAAGGCGAAACTCGGACAGGAGATAGAAGCATGA
- a CDS encoding 2-oxoacid:ferredoxin oxidoreductase subunit beta, with amino-acid sequence MSSEVRFTDFKSDKQPTWCPGCGDFGTMNGMMKALAETGNTPDDTFVVAGIGCSGKIGTFMHSYAIHGVHGRALPVGTGVKLANPDLEVMVAGGDGDGYSIGVGHFIHAVRRNVDMSYVVMDNRIYGLTKGQASPTSREDFETSTTPEGPKQPPVNPLALALSAGATFIAQSFSTDAQRHAEIVQKAIEHDGFGFVNVFSPCVTFNDVDTYDYYRDAIVDLADEGHDPHDYDAAKEKILDASKEYQGVIYQDEDSVPYGELHGLGKNMTEIPDGAPEDAMDLVREFY; translated from the coding sequence ATGAGTTCAGAGGTTCGATTCACCGACTTCAAGTCGGACAAGCAACCGACGTGGTGTCCCGGATGCGGTGACTTCGGGACGATGAACGGGATGATGAAAGCACTCGCCGAAACCGGCAACACGCCGGACGACACGTTCGTCGTCGCCGGTATCGGCTGCTCCGGTAAGATCGGGACGTTCATGCACTCCTACGCCATCCACGGCGTTCACGGACGTGCGCTCCCGGTCGGCACGGGTGTCAAACTCGCCAACCCCGACCTCGAAGTGATGGTCGCGGGTGGTGACGGTGACGGGTACTCCATCGGTGTGGGTCACTTCATCCACGCAGTTCGACGCAACGTGGACATGTCCTACGTCGTCATGGACAACCGCATCTACGGACTGACGAAGGGACAGGCCTCGCCGACCAGCCGCGAGGACTTCGAAACGAGCACGACGCCGGAAGGCCCCAAACAGCCGCCGGTCAACCCGCTCGCGCTCGCGCTCTCGGCGGGCGCGACGTTCATCGCACAGTCCTTCTCGACGGACGCACAGCGTCATGCGGAAATCGTCCAGAAGGCCATCGAGCACGACGGCTTCGGCTTCGTGAACGTCTTCTCGCCGTGTGTCACGTTCAACGACGTGGACACGTACGACTACTACCGCGACGCCATCGTCGACCTCGCGGACGAGGGTCACGACCCGCACGACTACGACGCGGCAAAGGAGAAAATCCTCGACGCCAGCAAGGAGTATCAGGGCGTCATCTACCAGGACGAGGACAGCGTCCCGTACGGCGAACTCCACGGTCTCGGGAAGAACATGACCGAGATTCCGGACGGCGCACCCGAGGACGCGATGGACCTCGTGCGCGAGTTCTACTGA
- a CDS encoding digeranylgeranylglycerophospholipid reductase: MSEHYDVIIAGAGPAGAQCARDLAQRGYEVVVLEAEKEDGFPQQSNKSTAGTFSSMMAAFGIPDEVVMNYTDNVVLESPNEYFAKSQPGAVLEFADFKRFLVEDSREEGAEYWFGSRVAKPIMEHNEIVGVRYSGNQEVYGDIIIDATGPSAPLAKHLGVSDLKRENQAIGVEFEMEGVDIDPEGYADLTDAMMLRLDHDLAPGGYSWIFHTGEDTAKVGLCYIQNESHSDYAKEGMGIDDYLQYWLDNDPRFANAERIEGKQHRGSAHIQTPGALSTDNFMAIGDTVPTIDPLWGEGIHVGMKSARAAAITADRCFMTTTPDTSADNMSIYDNLWHSNVAPNARMRLLMTQLLYLAENERYDTLIRDLKQLSHSTLANANNGQIRGMLKLIHREDIPLLKRFAKERLPL; encoded by the coding sequence ATGAGCGAGCACTACGATGTGATCATCGCAGGTGCGGGCCCCGCCGGTGCGCAGTGTGCGCGGGACTTGGCCCAGCGTGGCTACGAGGTCGTCGTCCTCGAAGCCGAGAAGGAAGACGGCTTCCCACAACAGAGCAACAAATCGACCGCTGGGACGTTCTCGTCGATGATGGCGGCGTTCGGCATCCCGGACGAAGTCGTGATGAACTACACCGACAACGTCGTCCTCGAATCCCCGAACGAGTACTTCGCCAAGTCCCAACCGGGTGCGGTTCTCGAATTCGCCGATTTCAAGCGCTTCTTGGTGGAAGACAGCCGGGAGGAAGGTGCCGAATACTGGTTTGGCTCCCGCGTCGCGAAGCCGATCATGGAGCACAACGAGATCGTCGGGGTTCGCTACTCCGGCAATCAGGAAGTGTACGGCGACATCATCATCGACGCGACCGGTCCGAGCGCCCCGCTCGCAAAGCATCTCGGCGTGAGCGACCTCAAGCGCGAAAATCAGGCCATCGGCGTCGAGTTCGAGATGGAAGGCGTCGATATCGACCCCGAGGGGTACGCCGACCTCACGGACGCGATGATGCTTCGACTCGATCACGACCTCGCGCCCGGCGGCTACTCGTGGATCTTCCACACGGGCGAGGACACGGCGAAAGTCGGACTCTGTTACATCCAGAACGAGAGCCACAGCGACTACGCCAAGGAGGGCATGGGCATCGACGACTACCTCCAGTACTGGCTCGACAACGACCCACGGTTCGCGAACGCGGAGCGAATCGAAGGCAAGCAACACCGTGGCTCCGCCCACATCCAGACGCCGGGCGCGCTCTCCACGGACAACTTCATGGCCATCGGCGACACCGTTCCGACTATCGACCCGCTCTGGGGCGAGGGTATCCACGTCGGCATGAAGTCCGCACGCGCGGCGGCGATAACCGCCGACCGCTGTTTCATGACGACCACCCCCGACACGTCGGCGGACAACATGTCCATCTACGACAACCTCTGGCACAGCAACGTGGCACCCAACGCCCGGATGCGCCTGCTGATGACGCAACTGCTCTACCTCGCCGAAAACGAGCGCTACGACACGCTGATTCGCGACCTCAAACAGCTCAGCCACAGCACGCTGGCGAACGCGAACAACGGCCAGATTCGCGGCATGCTGAAGCTGATTCACCGGGAGGACATCCCGCTCCTCAAGCGGTTCGCCAAAGAGCGGCTTCCGCTGTAA
- a CDS encoding MazG nucleotide pyrophosphohydrolase domain-containing protein, with product MDEQQTVAAFMEEHGMTCDPEFQILDLAAEVGEIAADATKSSKWGADSEALDVKSDEIGDALFSLLAVANALDVDAGDALDEALEKYRERIHESGSAMSKAETDFDK from the coding sequence ATGGACGAACAGCAAACCGTCGCCGCGTTCATGGAAGAGCACGGCATGACGTGCGACCCGGAGTTCCAGATTCTCGACTTGGCGGCCGAAGTTGGCGAAATCGCGGCCGACGCGACGAAATCATCGAAATGGGGGGCTGATTCGGAAGCGCTCGACGTGAAGTCGGACGAAATCGGCGATGCGCTGTTCTCGCTGCTCGCGGTGGCGAACGCCCTCGACGTGGACGCGGGCGACGCCTTGGACGAAGCGCTCGAAAAGTATCGGGAGCGGATTCACGAGAGCGGAAGCGCGATGTCGAAAGCGGAAACTGATTTCGACAAGTGA
- a CDS encoding NUDIX domain-containing protein — protein MDETHVVTCMLRNRGEVLLLRRSEEVGSYSGQWGGVAGHAEGNPDALAREEIEEETGLLDDCTFVRAGDPFEVDDESLDKRWVVHPYLFDCTNRDVRIDWETTEAEWVQPTEILRRETVPDLWTSYDRVAPTVESVGEDAEHGSAYISVRALEVLRDRAGTCAVRRESNSRDWNELAALARDLLDARPSMAALGNRVNRAIADASRGADPETVERAAIEGIERAYRVDEDATENAREEIADAAVLTLSRSGTVLDALRNAARVFVAESRPANEGVGVAEALAEGTDVTLHTDAATAHVLATEEIDCVVVGADSVLPSGDVVNKTGTRGAALAANREDVPVLVVTATDKVRTTDEPVLEDGSPNAVYDGDADLSVVNPTFDVTAAELVSGYVTERGILDRGGIGSVAEKLEGLSQWTDDRS, from the coding sequence ATGGACGAAACCCACGTCGTGACCTGCATGCTGCGCAACCGTGGGGAGGTGTTGCTCCTCCGGCGAAGCGAGGAGGTGGGGTCGTACTCCGGGCAGTGGGGAGGGGTGGCCGGACACGCGGAGGGGAACCCCGACGCCCTCGCGCGCGAGGAAATCGAGGAGGAGACCGGACTGCTGGACGACTGCACGTTCGTCCGAGCGGGCGACCCGTTCGAGGTGGACGACGAATCGCTGGACAAACGCTGGGTCGTGCATCCGTACCTGTTCGACTGTACGAACCGGGACGTACGGATCGACTGGGAGACGACCGAGGCGGAGTGGGTCCAGCCGACGGAAATCCTTCGTCGAGAGACGGTTCCGGACCTCTGGACCTCCTACGACCGCGTCGCGCCGACGGTCGAATCGGTCGGCGAGGACGCCGAACACGGGTCGGCGTATATCTCCGTCCGGGCGCTCGAAGTCCTTCGGGACCGAGCGGGAACGTGTGCGGTTCGCAGGGAGAGCAACAGCAGAGACTGGAACGAACTCGCCGCCCTCGCCCGCGACTTGCTCGACGCCCGTCCGAGCATGGCCGCGCTGGGAAACCGCGTGAATCGCGCCATAGCCGACGCGAGCAGGGGAGCGGACCCCGAGACGGTCGAACGCGCCGCTATCGAGGGCATCGAACGAGCCTACCGCGTGGACGAGGACGCGACGGAAAACGCCCGTGAGGAAATCGCCGACGCCGCGGTGCTCACGCTCTCGCGCTCGGGGACCGTGCTCGATGCGCTCCGGAACGCGGCGCGCGTGTTCGTCGCCGAATCGCGTCCCGCGAACGAGGGAGTGGGCGTGGCGGAGGCGCTGGCCGAGGGAACCGACGTAACCCTGCACACCGACGCCGCGACGGCGCACGTGCTGGCGACCGAAGAAATCGACTGCGTCGTCGTCGGCGCGGATTCGGTGCTCCCGAGCGGCGACGTGGTGAACAAGACCGGAACGCGGGGCGCGGCGCTCGCGGCGAACCGGGAGGACGTCCCCGTTCTCGTCGTCACCGCGACCGACAAGGTTCGGACGACGGACGAACCCGTGCTGGAAGACGGCTCACCGAATGCGGTGTACGACGGCGATGCGGACCTGTCGGTGGTGAATCCGACCTTCGACGTGACGGCCGCCGAACTCGTTTCCGGCTACGTGACCGAGCGCGGTATCCTGGACCGCGGGGGAATCGGTTCGGTGGCCGAGAAACTGGAAGGTCTCTCACAGTGGACCGACGACCGTTCCTGA
- a CDS encoding ABC transporter ATP-binding protein: MKLHTENLGKQYSEQVWGIRDVTLEMHDGIHGLLGPNGAGKSTLMSVLTTVMKPTTGTAYWNDTDIVESPGAVRPVLGYLPQDFGVYPDLKLEEFLDYVAALRGLDSETASARIDELLTLVNLVDVRGRKLKTFSGGMRQRVGIAQALLNDPDLLVVDEPTVGLDPEERVRLRSALANTASDRIVILSTHIVPDVEATANKIALLDDGRLVTHASVEELIDRVAGDVYECIVSQSELNALREEYPICSTVQRSDGVKVRLIAETPPTDAEPVTPTLEDAYLETVEHRHGS, translated from the coding sequence ATGAAGCTCCATACGGAAAATCTCGGAAAGCAGTACTCGGAGCAAGTCTGGGGAATCCGTGACGTCACCCTGGAGATGCACGACGGGATTCACGGTCTGTTAGGCCCGAACGGAGCGGGGAAATCGACCCTCATGAGCGTTCTCACGACCGTGATGAAACCGACGACCGGCACGGCATACTGGAACGATACAGATATCGTCGAATCGCCGGGAGCCGTTCGACCCGTTCTCGGCTATCTCCCGCAGGATTTCGGCGTCTACCCGGACCTCAAACTCGAAGAGTTTCTCGACTACGTCGCCGCCCTCCGTGGACTCGACAGCGAGACGGCGAGTGCCCGTATCGACGAGCTGTTGACCCTCGTAAATCTGGTCGATGTCAGGGGACGAAAGCTCAAGACGTTCTCGGGTGGCATGCGTCAGCGCGTCGGTATCGCACAGGCGTTGCTCAACGACCCGGACCTCCTCGTCGTGGACGAACCGACGGTCGGGCTGGACCCCGAAGAGCGCGTTCGGTTGCGGAGCGCCTTGGCGAACACCGCCAGCGACCGTATCGTCATCCTCTCGACGCACATCGTTCCGGACGTCGAAGCGACGGCCAACAAAATAGCGCTGCTGGACGACGGCCGACTGGTCACGCACGCGAGCGTCGAGGAACTCATCGATCGCGTTGCCGGTGACGTGTACGAGTGCATCGTGTCGCAATCGGAGCTGAACGCGTTACGCGAGGAGTATCCGATCTGTAGTACCGTCCAGCGGTCGGACGGGGTCAAAGTTCGGCTGATCGCCGAGACGCCGCCGACCGACGCCGAACCGGTAACCCCGACGCTCGAAGACGCGTATCTCGAAACGGTCGAACACCGGCACGGGAGCTAA